Proteins co-encoded in one Arthrobacter alpinus genomic window:
- a CDS encoding histidine kinase, with amino-acid sequence MKTKMLSPESPWRTVLLVLAVAAADFLMSLIVLGTGLENGTVPDSGDAGIEWIRYAIAPVLAPLGAVALIWRHRFPKSVATAAAVLGALSFSGFAFFVALFLLARRRLDGWVAAAIVLCVAAEAFVGIEPLSWDVALIYVLLLAAIAVWGAYRGQRARSLEARLVSLRERAEHAEAERVADTERTQLAERHRIAREMHDTLAHRMSLVAVQAAALQVAAADEETADAAKLIRETAHAALGELRDVLGVLHEDGTAIAVAENTRTAPAGIDQIGALVAEWRLAGLKIDYTPNPELTVGIADAPSRAAYRVVQEGITNVARHAPEG; translated from the coding sequence ATGAAAACAAAAATGTTGTCCCCCGAGAGCCCTTGGCGCACGGTTCTGTTGGTCCTTGCTGTGGCCGCGGCCGATTTTCTGATGTCCCTGATCGTTCTCGGAACTGGGCTGGAAAACGGCACCGTTCCGGACAGCGGGGACGCTGGTATTGAGTGGATCAGGTATGCCATTGCCCCGGTCCTGGCCCCGTTGGGAGCCGTTGCGTTGATCTGGCGTCACCGCTTCCCCAAATCCGTGGCTACAGCGGCAGCCGTTTTGGGCGCCCTGTCCTTCAGTGGATTCGCGTTCTTCGTGGCGCTCTTCCTGCTGGCCAGACGCAGGTTGGACGGGTGGGTTGCTGCCGCTATTGTCCTGTGCGTTGCTGCCGAGGCGTTCGTGGGAATAGAGCCGTTGAGTTGGGACGTTGCTTTGATATACGTTTTGCTGCTCGCGGCCATTGCTGTCTGGGGCGCTTACCGCGGCCAGCGAGCAAGGAGCCTTGAAGCGCGCTTGGTTTCCCTGAGGGAACGGGCCGAGCACGCTGAGGCAGAACGAGTTGCCGATACCGAACGTACCCAGCTTGCCGAACGCCATAGGATTGCCCGCGAAATGCACGACACCTTGGCCCATAGGATGTCGCTGGTGGCTGTCCAAGCCGCGGCACTGCAGGTAGCTGCCGCGGATGAAGAAACCGCCGACGCCGCGAAGCTCATTCGAGAAACGGCCCATGCGGCGCTCGGTGAGCTCCGCGATGTGCTCGGTGTTTTGCACGAAGACGGCACCGCGATAGCGGTAGCTGAGAATACCCGCACGGCACCGGCAGGAATTGACCAGATTGGCGCCCTCGTGGCCGAGTGGCGGCTGGCCGGCTTGAAAATCGACTACACGCCCAACCCCGAGCTGACTGTGGGGATTGCCGACGCGCCCAGCCGGGCAGCGTACCGGGTGGTGCAGGAAGGAATTACCAATGTGGCCCGTCATGCTCCCGAGGGGTAG
- a CDS encoding NAD(P)/FAD-dependent oxidoreductase: protein MSPSTTEEASSTTPTGIVTEWLQALDEALTSRDVSAATALFADDCYWRDFVAFTWNLKTFEGREQIGAMLTDRLDHVAPTGWVLAEDATGDAENTEAWINFETGAANGYGHLRLKDGKCWTLLTTMQELKGFEEKKGRNRDRGVDHEITRGRKSWLERKEESEDRLGYDEQPNTLIIGGGQGGIGLAARLRRQGVPTIVVEKNARAGDSWRKRYKSLHLHDPVWYDHLPYLKFPDDWPVFASKDKVGDWLEYYTAIMELNYWSGTEAVKAAYDEAAGEWVVEVKRDGVPVTLRPKQLVFALGVSGYPNVPHFEGAETFLGQQYHSSQHAGGGDWTGKKAVVIGSNNSAHDICADLWEHGAEVTMVQRSSTHISRSESLMDLGLGGLYSEEALANGVTTEKADLLFASLPYRILPEAQKPIYAEMAIRDKGFYDDLAAAGFDLDFGEDGSGLFVKYLRRGSGYYIDVGASQLVIDGRVKLATGQVEKLTGNAVVMDDGTELEADLIVYATGYGSMNGWLSDLVSPEVANAVGKCWGYGSDTKRDPGPWEGELRNMWKPTNVDNLWIHGGNLHQSRHYSNYLALQLKARMEGLNTPVYQRQASHHTH from the coding sequence ATGTCACCCAGCACCACAGAAGAAGCAAGCAGCACTACACCCACCGGCATTGTCACGGAGTGGCTCCAGGCGCTTGATGAGGCCTTGACCTCCCGGGACGTGTCAGCGGCAACGGCACTTTTCGCCGACGACTGTTATTGGCGCGACTTTGTTGCTTTCACCTGGAACCTGAAAACCTTTGAAGGCCGGGAGCAGATCGGGGCCATGCTCACCGACCGGCTGGATCATGTGGCCCCCACCGGGTGGGTGCTCGCAGAGGATGCCACGGGGGATGCCGAAAATACGGAAGCCTGGATCAACTTTGAAACGGGTGCCGCCAATGGCTACGGGCACCTGCGCCTGAAGGACGGAAAGTGCTGGACGCTGCTGACCACCATGCAGGAGCTAAAGGGGTTTGAGGAGAAGAAGGGCCGGAACCGTGACAGGGGCGTGGATCATGAGATCACTCGCGGCCGCAAATCCTGGCTCGAACGCAAGGAAGAAAGCGAGGACCGGCTGGGCTACGACGAGCAGCCCAACACCCTCATCATCGGCGGCGGGCAGGGCGGGATTGGGCTGGCCGCACGCCTTCGCCGTCAGGGCGTGCCAACCATCGTGGTGGAAAAGAACGCCAGAGCCGGGGATTCCTGGCGTAAGCGTTACAAGTCCCTGCACCTGCACGACCCGGTCTGGTATGACCACCTGCCCTACCTCAAGTTCCCCGATGACTGGCCCGTGTTTGCCTCCAAGGACAAGGTCGGTGACTGGTTGGAGTACTACACCGCCATCATGGAACTCAATTACTGGTCTGGTACGGAGGCCGTCAAGGCCGCTTATGACGAGGCCGCCGGAGAGTGGGTGGTTGAGGTGAAGCGCGACGGCGTTCCCGTCACCTTGCGCCCCAAGCAGCTCGTGTTTGCGCTCGGTGTGTCCGGCTACCCTAACGTTCCCCACTTCGAGGGCGCGGAAACCTTCTTGGGACAGCAGTACCACTCGTCGCAGCACGCCGGGGGTGGTGACTGGACGGGAAAGAAGGCGGTTGTCATTGGTTCCAATAACTCTGCCCATGACATTTGCGCGGATTTGTGGGAGCACGGGGCAGAAGTCACCATGGTCCAGCGTTCCTCCACTCACATTTCCCGCAGCGAATCGCTCATGGATCTGGGATTGGGCGGACTCTATTCGGAGGAGGCGCTCGCCAACGGGGTCACCACGGAAAAAGCCGATCTGCTCTTCGCCTCGTTGCCGTACCGCATTCTGCCGGAGGCTCAGAAACCCATCTATGCCGAAATGGCCATCCGGGATAAGGGCTTCTACGATGATCTGGCGGCCGCCGGCTTCGACCTGGACTTTGGTGAGGACGGCTCTGGCCTGTTCGTGAAGTACCTACGGCGCGGCTCCGGCTACTACATTGACGTTGGTGCCTCTCAACTCGTCATTGATGGGCGGGTCAAGCTTGCTACGGGGCAGGTGGAGAAGCTGACGGGCAACGCCGTTGTCATGGATGACGGGACCGAGCTTGAGGCGGACCTGATCGTCTACGCCACCGGCTACGGTTCCATGAATGGCTGGCTGTCGGACCTTGTCTCGCCTGAGGTGGCAAATGCGGTGGGCAAATGCTGGGGCTACGGCTCGGACACCAAGCGTGACCCCGGTCCCTGGGAAGGGGAGCTGCGCAACATGTGGAAGCCCACCAATGTGGACAACCTCTGGATCCACGGCGGCAACTTGCACCAGAGCCGGCACTACTCCAACTACCTGGCCCTCCAATTGAAAGCCCGGATGGAGGGACTGAACACCCCGGTCTACCAGCGGCAGGCCTCACACCACACCCACTGA
- a CDS encoding amino acid permease, with translation MSQDITDTASTAPVAGDITAEGYQKTLSRRHVTMIAMGGAIGVGLFMGAGGRLASTGPALIFSYAIAGVIAYLLMRALGELIMYRQTSGSFVSYAGELFGKKGAYLSGWMYFINWAMTGVAELIAIGLYFQYFFPGVPTAISALCALALLVAVNLLSVKAFGEFEFWASCLKVGAIVIFLVVGTAMVIMNTQVGASHATVSNLFSAEGGMFPKGGLVMILVLNAVIFAYNAIELVGITAGEMKNPEREVPKAIRAVVLRIVVFYVGSVTLLAMIMPSDQYKSGESPFVTVFATMGLDWVGSVMNFVVITAALSSCNSGLYSIGRIFRTMANNGHAPAWLTKMSSHHVPYAAILSIAGVYVVGVLANIWLGGSHAFDLALNTASIGVIFTWASIFACQIMLRRKKGNVSSLPMPGSPWTSWIGLIALLAITVLIGFDTMTAADGSVYLLGLWTLCAIPVFAIILWFGWQFVKKNEPKNALFS, from the coding sequence GTGTCACAAGACATTACGGACACAGCTTCCACGGCACCCGTGGCTGGAGACATCACCGCTGAGGGTTACCAAAAGACGCTTTCCCGGCGGCACGTGACAATGATCGCCATGGGTGGGGCCATCGGCGTCGGGCTCTTCATGGGTGCTGGTGGGCGCCTTGCCTCAACGGGGCCGGCACTGATCTTCTCGTACGCCATCGCCGGGGTTATCGCGTACCTGCTCATGCGGGCACTGGGTGAACTCATCATGTACCGGCAAACCTCGGGGTCCTTTGTGTCCTACGCCGGTGAGTTGTTCGGCAAAAAAGGTGCGTACCTTTCCGGTTGGATGTACTTCATCAACTGGGCCATGACAGGTGTGGCTGAGCTGATTGCCATTGGCCTGTACTTCCAATATTTCTTTCCCGGCGTACCGACGGCAATAAGCGCTCTGTGTGCATTGGCGTTGCTTGTGGCCGTGAACTTGCTGAGCGTCAAAGCGTTCGGTGAATTTGAATTCTGGGCGTCCTGCTTGAAGGTCGGGGCCATTGTGATCTTCCTGGTGGTTGGTACCGCCATGGTCATCATGAATACCCAAGTGGGTGCATCGCATGCCACCGTCAGTAACTTGTTCAGCGCCGAGGGAGGCATGTTCCCCAAGGGGGGCCTCGTCATGATCCTGGTGCTAAACGCCGTGATCTTCGCTTACAACGCCATCGAACTGGTCGGCATTACCGCCGGTGAGATGAAGAATCCCGAACGCGAAGTACCCAAGGCGATTCGCGCCGTCGTACTGCGCATTGTGGTGTTTTACGTCGGCTCGGTCACCCTGCTGGCCATGATCATGCCCTCGGATCAGTACAAGTCCGGCGAGAGCCCGTTCGTGACGGTGTTCGCCACGATGGGTCTGGATTGGGTTGGCTCGGTGATGAACTTTGTGGTCATCACCGCCGCGCTATCCTCGTGTAATTCCGGGCTGTATTCGATTGGGCGCATCTTCCGCACCATGGCCAACAACGGCCACGCCCCGGCCTGGCTGACCAAGATGTCCTCGCACCATGTCCCGTATGCCGCCATTCTGAGCATCGCCGGAGTCTACGTGGTGGGTGTGCTGGCTAACATTTGGCTGGGTGGCTCGCACGCGTTTGACCTTGCCCTGAACACCGCCTCGATTGGTGTGATCTTCACGTGGGCCTCGATCTTTGCGTGCCAGATCATGCTGCGTCGCAAGAAGGGCAACGTCTCCTCGCTGCCCATGCCGGGCTCACCGTGGACCAGCTGGATTGGCCTGATCGCGCTGCTGGCCATCACCGTCCTCATCGGCTTCGACACCATGACGGCCGCAGACGGCAGCGTCTACTTGCTGGGCCTGTGGACGCTGTGCGCCATCCCGGTGTTTGCCATCATCCTCTGGTTCGGTTGGCAGTTCGTGAAGAAGAACGAACCGAAAAACGCCCTATTCAGCTGA
- a CDS encoding HAD family hydrolase has protein sequence MPLSAPQNTVDFAPFAGRVSGVLFDIDETLVDLVAAMKDAMVFASSALLPGFTAAGWDDFSALYMADPQRYYDRYVAGEFTLHEQRGLRAQVVFGKLGVVFSAQAEAQWITDFEAAQPRSIRAFADVVPLLDALDAAGIPYGAVSNNVHAYQRAKLNQAGLARVAVLVGIDTVGVAKPDPAIFLEGCRQLGTVPGQTLYVGDNYLLDGVASIRAGLSGVWLNRESMPEPQAPGAESAELERIQVVVTLDEIGDLLGLSAAADSL, from the coding sequence TTGCCGCTTAGTGCACCACAAAACACCGTTGACTTCGCCCCTTTTGCTGGGCGGGTCAGCGGTGTTTTGTTTGATATCGATGAAACCCTTGTGGACCTTGTGGCGGCCATGAAGGACGCCATGGTGTTTGCCTCCTCGGCACTGCTGCCCGGTTTCACTGCTGCTGGGTGGGATGACTTTTCGGCGTTGTATATGGCTGATCCGCAGCGCTACTACGATCGCTACGTGGCCGGCGAGTTCACGTTGCATGAGCAGCGTGGTCTGCGGGCGCAGGTGGTCTTCGGCAAGTTGGGCGTGGTCTTTTCTGCGCAAGCGGAGGCGCAGTGGATTACGGACTTTGAAGCGGCCCAGCCACGCTCCATCCGAGCTTTCGCGGATGTGGTGCCGCTACTGGATGCTCTGGACGCCGCTGGCATCCCCTATGGCGCCGTCAGTAACAACGTGCACGCCTATCAGCGCGCCAAGCTGAATCAGGCGGGCCTGGCACGCGTTGCTGTCCTGGTGGGCATCGACACAGTGGGCGTGGCTAAGCCGGACCCCGCGATTTTCCTGGAAGGGTGCCGTCAGCTTGGCACTGTTCCGGGTCAGACGCTGTATGTGGGGGATAACTACCTGCTCGACGGCGTTGCTTCCATCCGTGCGGGCCTGTCCGGCGTGTGGCTGAACCGGGAGTCTATGCCGGAGCCCCAAGCGCCGGGCGCCGAATCGGCTGAGCTGGAGCGCATTCAGGTGGTGGTGACGCTGGATGAAATAGGTGACCTTTTGGGACTGTCAGCAGCCGCAGATAGTCTGTGA
- a CDS encoding ArsR/SmtB family transcription factor, with protein sequence MVVDQLSESEMDRVFQALADTTRRDIVHKVTLAEYSVSGLARYYAMSFAAVQKHVAVLERASLITKEKRGREQVVRANHDGLRKAQRLLDNYEAIWRQRVDRIADILAEEAPDESQGKEVP encoded by the coding sequence ATGGTTGTAGATCAGCTCAGTGAATCAGAAATGGACCGCGTGTTTCAGGCCTTGGCCGACACCACGCGTAGAGACATTGTGCACAAGGTGACTCTTGCCGAGTATTCGGTTTCCGGGCTAGCCCGCTACTACGCCATGAGTTTCGCAGCGGTCCAAAAGCATGTGGCCGTACTGGAACGGGCTTCCCTCATCACCAAGGAGAAACGCGGAAGGGAGCAGGTGGTGCGCGCCAATCACGACGGCTTGCGCAAGGCACAGCGCCTACTCGATAACTATGAGGCAATCTGGCGGCAGCGCGTCGATCGGATTGCAGACATCCTGGCCGAAGAAGCCCCGGATGAATCACAAGGAAAGGAAGTCCCATGA
- the gltX gene encoding glutamate--tRNA ligase gives MTNVASIPTVTAETPVRVRFCPSPTGTPHVGLIRTALFNWAYARHTGGKLIFRIEDTDAKRDSEESYLQLLDALKWLGITWDEGVEVGGPHEPYRQSQRGDIYKDVIAKLVAGGHAYESYSTPEEVEDRHKAAGRDVKLGYDNFDRDLTEEQIAVFKAEGRAPALRLRMPDRDITFNDLVRGEITFKAGSVPDYAIVRPNGAPLYTLVNPVDDALMGVTHVLRGEDLLSSTPRQVALYEALYAVGVAEYMPLFGHLPYVMGAGNKKLSKRDPESSLFLHRDRGFIPEGLLNYLSLLGWSLSADEDIFTVAQLVEKFDIHDVLGNPARFDIKKAEAINGTHVRMLEATDFRNRLIPYLQAAGLVGDVLTPREEEILTEAAPLVQERIILLGEAPEMIAFLFKKDDAVDVAEDSLKGMPENLTEVLDAALAALSPLEDWSAESIQAALKSALVEGLGIKPRFAFGPVRTALSGRKVSPPLFESMVILGKESSLTRLRAFKG, from the coding sequence ATGACTAATGTTGCCTCGATCCCCACTGTCACCGCTGAAACCCCCGTCCGGGTAAGGTTTTGCCCGTCGCCCACTGGAACGCCCCACGTTGGGTTGATCCGCACGGCCCTGTTCAACTGGGCCTACGCCCGCCACACCGGCGGCAAGTTGATTTTCCGCATCGAGGACACCGATGCCAAGCGCGACAGCGAGGAAAGTTACCTGCAGCTGCTCGACGCCCTGAAGTGGCTCGGCATCACCTGGGACGAAGGTGTTGAGGTTGGTGGCCCGCACGAGCCGTACCGCCAGTCGCAGCGTGGGGACATCTACAAGGACGTCATCGCCAAGCTGGTTGCCGGCGGGCACGCTTATGAGTCCTATTCCACACCCGAAGAGGTCGAAGATCGTCACAAGGCTGCCGGCCGGGACGTTAAGCTTGGATACGACAACTTTGACCGTGACCTCACCGAAGAGCAGATTGCTGTTTTCAAGGCCGAGGGCCGTGCACCGGCGCTGCGCTTGCGTATGCCGGACCGCGATATCACGTTCAACGATTTGGTCCGGGGCGAGATCACCTTTAAGGCAGGATCAGTCCCGGACTACGCAATTGTCCGCCCCAACGGTGCGCCGTTGTACACGCTGGTGAACCCTGTCGATGATGCCCTCATGGGCGTCACTCACGTGTTGCGCGGCGAGGATCTGCTCTCTTCCACTCCCCGTCAGGTTGCCTTGTATGAGGCCCTGTATGCGGTGGGTGTTGCCGAGTACATGCCGTTGTTCGGCCACCTGCCCTACGTTATGGGTGCCGGCAACAAGAAGCTCTCCAAGCGCGATCCCGAATCCAGTCTGTTCCTGCACCGTGACCGCGGTTTCATTCCCGAGGGCCTGCTGAACTACCTGTCTCTGCTGGGCTGGTCACTCTCCGCCGATGAGGACATTTTCACCGTGGCGCAGCTCGTGGAGAAGTTTGATATCCACGACGTTCTGGGTAACCCGGCGCGCTTCGACATCAAGAAGGCTGAAGCCATCAACGGCACCCACGTGCGCATGCTCGAGGCCACCGACTTCCGCAACCGCCTGATCCCGTACCTGCAGGCTGCCGGCCTGGTGGGGGATGTGTTGACGCCGCGCGAGGAGGAAATCCTCACCGAGGCTGCCCCTCTGGTCCAGGAACGCATCATCTTGCTGGGCGAGGCTCCTGAGATGATTGCTTTCCTTTTCAAGAAGGACGACGCCGTCGATGTCGCCGAGGATTCCCTCAAGGGCATGCCGGAGAACCTGACCGAGGTCCTGGATGCTGCCTTGGCAGCCCTTTCGCCCCTTGAAGACTGGAGTGCCGAGTCCATTCAGGCCGCGCTGAAGTCTGCACTGGTGGAGGGCCTTGGCATCAAGCCGCGCTTCGCGTTCGGCCCTGTCCGCACGGCGCTGTCCGGGCGCAAGGTTTCACCCCCGCTGTTCGAGTCCATGGTGATCCTGGGCAAGGAATCCTCGTTGACCCGCCTGCGCGCGTTCAAGGGCTAA
- a CDS encoding helix-turn-helix domain-containing protein: protein MLDVSGPLTTLTPDSLRMVRCAVRAAEEILGRTAAGRGPTAAAGGGLGTQGDGSGVGHEPVGAIAGIELLGERPAVVHADGRRVPLTLRRAEILALLCSRQEGFSADELAYELYGETGTAATVRIEMHRLRTVLGSAISSNPYQLADPVRALVDANQVLAALRCGNAPQALARYRAPLLSRSTARALELLREELNAAVRTALLTDSSSAALSQWLASDMGAADTEAVAALQALVGAVPQVAAFAARARRLDDALL from the coding sequence GTGCTGGATGTATCCGGACCCCTGACAACGCTGACGCCGGATTCTTTGCGCATGGTCCGGTGTGCCGTCCGGGCCGCAGAGGAAATTCTCGGCAGAACAGCGGCCGGTCGCGGCCCCACGGCAGCAGCTGGGGGCGGGCTGGGCACCCAAGGTGACGGGTCCGGCGTCGGCCATGAACCAGTGGGAGCAATAGCTGGCATTGAACTGCTCGGCGAGCGGCCAGCGGTGGTGCACGCGGATGGCCGGCGGGTGCCGCTGACGTTGCGGCGGGCGGAGATTCTGGCGCTGCTGTGTTCCCGCCAGGAGGGATTCAGTGCCGACGAGCTTGCGTACGAGCTCTATGGGGAGACCGGGACGGCAGCTACTGTGCGCATTGAAATGCACCGGCTCCGGACTGTGCTGGGTTCGGCCATCTCCTCCAACCCGTACCAACTAGCTGATCCGGTGCGGGCCCTCGTCGACGCGAACCAGGTGTTGGCGGCACTCCGCTGCGGAAACGCACCCCAGGCACTAGCAAGGTACCGCGCCCCGCTCTTGAGCCGCTCCACCGCGAGAGCCCTTGAGCTGCTGCGGGAGGAACTCAACGCCGCTGTCCGGACGGCACTACTCACAGATTCCTCTAGTGCGGCGCTGTCCCAGTGGCTGGCTTCCGACATGGGTGCCGCGGACACGGAAGCCGTCGCCGCTCTCCAGGCGCTGGTGGGTGCGGTTCCACAGGTCGCCGCCTTCGCTGCCCGCGCTCGTCGACTGGATGACGCCCTGCTCTAG
- a CDS encoding response regulator: protein MEKIRVIVADDEQLVRAALVTMVNSRPDMEVVGEAANGPLAVRCAQTQRSDVVLMDVRMPGGDGIGATAQLRALPQPPQVLVLTTFDLDDYVFAALEAGAAGFLLKDTDPDRLFHAIRAVAAGEGILAPTVTRRLIERTRERATAAKSMLAVARLELLTAREAEVLDAVAQGMSNDGIAQHLFVSEGTVKTHMSRILAKLGLENRVQAALLFRDSRSH from the coding sequence ATGGAAAAGATCCGCGTCATTGTGGCCGACGACGAGCAACTGGTCCGTGCTGCCCTGGTCACGATGGTCAATTCCCGCCCCGATATGGAGGTGGTGGGCGAGGCCGCCAACGGCCCTCTTGCGGTGAGGTGTGCGCAAACGCAACGGTCCGACGTCGTCCTCATGGATGTGCGGATGCCCGGCGGGGATGGCATCGGCGCCACAGCGCAACTGCGCGCCCTGCCCCAGCCGCCGCAGGTACTGGTGCTGACCACCTTTGATCTTGACGACTACGTTTTTGCGGCGCTGGAGGCCGGTGCAGCGGGGTTTCTGCTCAAGGACACGGACCCGGACCGGCTATTTCATGCCATTCGAGCGGTAGCAGCGGGGGAGGGCATTCTGGCACCGACCGTGACGAGGCGGCTTATTGAGCGGACTCGGGAGCGGGCTACGGCGGCGAAATCGATGCTTGCTGTGGCGCGGCTGGAACTACTGACGGCGCGTGAGGCGGAGGTGCTGGACGCCGTGGCACAGGGGATGAGTAATGACGGGATTGCCCAGCACCTCTTTGTGAGCGAAGGGACCGTCAAGACGCACATGTCGCGGATTCTGGCGAAGCTGGGGTTGGAGAACCGCGTGCAAGCGGCGCTGCTTTTTCGGGACTCCCGGTCCCACTAA
- a CDS encoding helix-turn-helix transcriptional regulator — MFIWSDAVAPELRHALHAAHVATAHRDHPRACAHLETALQLFVQDPASPIRELDLILELARSRFRAGNIASSWAAGNTVADIARESGDGLAMADAAVVLHGIMAPDVQAQVHALCIEALALVGNKDPLRHNRLRSQLAATSSIWVGESYFDLSPDSAVPFLSPEDPEGAFLALLAAHAQYLGCAHVRDRLELADAAVALGRQEGNDEYHAWGLLWRIEALLQLGQLVEVSAEFLVLTSVAERLREVLWSCRIELLHGVLLHLEGKYDEALVHTERAREISQNSGDEAVAFVHLVMSISIAIVTGEGLALAEEAVRHRLDGLPYSAKGWLVAVLAASGKNEEAKALWKAVAPHIHEFPRRAPEWIIANATNAQMCVQFRDHATAEILYLELLPFEGLLASADAQTPSSAPVAHYLGLLARLLGKTAAAEQHFHNALQLAESINAAPFAALARQELARPGTGERSLSNREAEITAFVATGQTNRSIAQALFLSERTVEHHVSNILRKLELPSRSAIAAWQASQ; from the coding sequence ATGTTCATCTGGAGTGATGCAGTGGCACCCGAACTCAGGCACGCACTTCACGCAGCCCATGTAGCAACGGCGCACCGCGACCACCCAAGGGCCTGTGCCCATTTGGAAACGGCACTTCAGCTGTTTGTCCAAGATCCGGCCTCCCCCATCCGTGAACTGGATTTGATTCTGGAATTGGCCCGCAGCCGCTTCCGTGCCGGCAACATCGCATCTTCATGGGCGGCCGGCAACACCGTGGCGGATATTGCTCGCGAGAGCGGTGACGGGCTCGCTATGGCTGATGCCGCCGTCGTCCTTCATGGCATCATGGCCCCGGACGTTCAAGCCCAAGTACATGCCCTGTGTATTGAGGCCCTGGCGCTGGTGGGTAACAAGGACCCGCTGCGGCACAACCGGCTACGCTCCCAGCTGGCAGCAACAAGCAGCATCTGGGTGGGCGAGAGCTACTTTGACCTTTCTCCGGACTCAGCAGTACCTTTCCTAAGCCCCGAAGACCCCGAAGGCGCATTTCTCGCGTTGCTGGCCGCTCATGCCCAATATCTTGGTTGCGCGCATGTCAGGGACCGGCTTGAACTTGCCGACGCGGCTGTGGCGCTGGGGAGGCAGGAGGGAAACGACGAGTATCATGCGTGGGGACTGCTCTGGCGCATCGAGGCGCTGCTTCAATTGGGGCAGCTGGTGGAGGTTAGCGCCGAGTTTTTGGTGCTCACCAGCGTTGCCGAACGCCTCCGCGAAGTTCTGTGGAGCTGCAGGATTGAACTTCTCCACGGTGTCCTGCTCCATTTAGAGGGCAAGTACGACGAAGCTCTGGTTCACACAGAGCGGGCCAGAGAAATCAGTCAGAACAGCGGAGATGAAGCTGTTGCCTTTGTCCACCTGGTCATGAGCATCAGCATTGCCATAGTGACAGGGGAAGGACTGGCGTTGGCCGAGGAGGCCGTGCGTCACCGTTTGGATGGCCTGCCATATTCTGCCAAAGGATGGCTCGTGGCGGTCCTGGCTGCCAGTGGAAAAAATGAGGAGGCCAAGGCGCTGTGGAAAGCCGTGGCTCCCCATATCCATGAGTTTCCCCGACGCGCACCGGAATGGATTATTGCAAACGCCACCAATGCCCAGATGTGTGTGCAGTTCCGGGACCACGCCACAGCGGAAATCCTGTACCTTGAGCTGCTGCCGTTCGAAGGACTGCTGGCCTCGGCCGATGCCCAAACCCCGTCCTCGGCACCTGTGGCCCACTATCTGGGACTTTTGGCGCGGTTGCTCGGAAAGACAGCGGCAGCAGAGCAGCATTTCCATAATGCACTCCAGTTGGCTGAAAGCATCAACGCCGCTCCATTCGCCGCGCTGGCCCGCCAGGAACTCGCCAGGCCAGGGACTGGGGAGCGTTCCTTGTCAAATCGGGAAGCGGAGATCACTGCCTTCGTGGCCACCGGCCAGACTAACCGGTCAATCGCACAAGCGCTGTTCCTCTCTGAACGCACGGTGGAACACCATGTGAGCAATATTTTGCGCAAGTTGGAACTACCTTCGCGTTCTGCAATTGCCGCTTGGCAGGCATCCCAGTAA